Genomic window (Xenopus laevis strain J_2021 chromosome 3S, Xenopus_laevis_v10.1, whole genome shotgun sequence):
gtataaggtactgttttattattacagaaatcatttgaaaaactttggaattatttgattataatggagtatatggaagacggcctttcagtaatttggagttttctggataacggatacctgtACCAGTAAAATCCCATGCTGCTGGGCAAATAACTAAGCAGTGCTGAATTGATTACTGAAGCATGCATTTAATCTATAGATCTGCTCTGCAGTTCTGGGTTCTTTACCATCCTGGTTACTATGCGTGTGACGTTTAGAAGTTGTTCCCTAGGTAGCGCTAATTAACACCCTGGCACTATATAAAGGGTAACATGACAGAGGTTAGCACACTTTGTTGTTTTAGGACAATCCCTCCATGCAGTTTAGCTACAGCACTAATTATATTGAGCTGTGTGTGCTTCACACAACAATCAGAGGTATAATGAAGAAAAGACAGACTGTGGGTTACTGTCAACAGCTGcagtacctttaaaggagaaggaaatgcataTTTAagtggggatgccaaaagttaggcagccccaagtgattgtatttacttgcctcacaccccaggccggtgttcCCATCAGACTGCACCAGTCCCGGGGTTCTTCcaacgagcaccatggagcgatctgcttccttcttttttcttcaaatttcccagggcagccacatgcgcagtagaatgaaatagcgacTTCTTCGcttaagtttggcttttcgctgtactgcacatgcgcacaaagAAAGAAGGAAGCTGAACGCtccgctggaagaaccccagggccggtgcagttttctcctgatagtaGTACCGGCCTGGGATGTGAGGTAAGCatattcacttggggtgcctttccttcttctttaaaggagaaacaaaccctataccaaaaaacccctaccctgccACCCCATGTAAACCCGCCTCTCCTCCCCCGCAGcctggctgcccccccccccgaggaaatgcccataactttttacttacccctcggtgcagattcagggatcgcagttcaccggAGCCATGTTCCAGATCTTTGGTAAGCTGAGACGGAGACCTGCGAAACAGCGCATGCACCGAAAgacacagaaattgccgaagcaccgctagaagacacgaagaccagaaagatggctgcggtgaactgcgatccctgaatctgcaccgaggggtaagtaaaaagttagtggCATTTCCTAGGCATTGCAgccaggctgggggggggggagggtctatgtggggtgggggtgggggtttttttggtaaagggtttgtttctcctttaagtagttaTGCCATGTCCAGTAGCTCTAGTATAGGTTTAGGTTGTCctgtattttacaataaatatatcCTTTAATGCTTTCTTATGCTAAGTTGCTCTGGTTCTAAAAGAGAGAATTTGACTCTGTGGCATTATAAGCCTTGCCCATTAGCTGAATCGTTCCTAGCTCACTGGAATATAAAGGTGATTAGCATTATTATTTATGTCCCCTGTACAAAGGACAAAATACACAAATGCACCTAGTCCAGTGCAGCCGGCAAGTGTTGTAAATAGACTCTTACTAATCTAAGCACTCACCATTTCTTAAGTACAACCTTATCCCACCGAGTGCCAGTTTGCGCTGCAATGAGTTTCTTCAGATCTTTAATGGTGTCGTCCGAGCTTAAGAGAAGTGAGTCAAGGAGGTAAAACTTTGTATTTAACAGTATTACAAACCATTTATATGCTATGAATGGGAAGACATAATCCTTTGACCAGTTATATGATCAGATTATAACAAAGACCTATGCAGGCCCATTGGAAAGACAGACCTCTCGCCAGAGTGTATTTCTTACGTTGCTGATTTTCAGGCAAATATTGGTCTGGAGGGGTGGAGTATGGTAAccttaggattgttttgctttgtaGCTAAAAGAGAGAGTTAAACAGTGCTCCTTCCAAATCATTTCAATGCTTcatacacagggccgccatcagagggggacaggggggagagttgtagggggccccgaggtaaaggggggcctggccacgccacacttacctgattagccgggcccccaatctttctgagagctgctgacttcgggaaggcatggacgtttaaggggccctgaccaccaattttcttataatgtgggggggccctggccaccaatttttttttctcatgtggggtcctagccaccaatattttttaatggggggggcatggacacaaatgttttttatgggggaaccctaaccaccaatatttttttgttttttttactgtgtggtggggggcggacctgtggggagggcggacctgtaggaggggcttgcggtgggcacagcccagggggcccaggaaatgtaatcgtatggggccctgcgatttctgatggcggtcctgttacATATATAAAAGTTACTTGTTAGATGTTAAAAAGTTCCCACAGTTCTCTTGTCACTTATGTGTGCATGAGATATCATCTAACAAGGAACTTTTATatatcgtatatactcgagtataagacgagtttttcagcccccaaaatatgctgaaaaactctacctcggcttatactcgggtcaagcgcaaaaacggtcgccggcgtctaagaatagtcgccggcgtctaaaaatAGTcgccaagaatattcaccggcgtccaagaatgatcgcaggcatccaaaaacgagacgccggcacctccaatgggagcagaaaccctcaattttttgattgaaacttaccagaagctgctgcatttctcaccctaggcttatactcgagtcaataagctttcccagtttttggaggtaaaattaggtacctcggcttatactcgggacggcttatactcgagtatatacggtatgtatgaAGCATTGAAATGGTTTGGAAGGAGCGCTGTTTAACTCTCTCTTTTAGCTATTCTTTTACCGAGGTATATtggtacaatatatattttgagAGTATAAGTGAACCTGTTGTCTATAAAAGAGGGGAACACACACAATtcttagaaaatgtaatttgttttgtaATCCAATCATGCAATTCATTAAAATTAGTACTGAGTTACTTGAGtctatatgaatatttattttacattgggGAATGTGTAGGACAACTCcagctcatataaaaatatatagataaaaagGCTCTCTGTGCACATATATACCTGGGTCTTGACAGAAGCAACAGACAGTGTTTAACATTGGGTGGGTTTGGTGGGACCCCCCCACGCACGCATCAACACAGTCATGTCATTTTAAAGCTCTCAAAGGATACTTGCATTTTACTCGGACCTTCTTCCCCAACCGGTCGTTGCATACAACCTCGATCATCATTTTCCTTTGAGAGATGGGAAAACTTAGTTATTTCTATACTAGTCAAACAAATGTTTtcccataatgaaaaaaaatggtctCTATTCATAAGTTCAACATTTGAAGTAGTGTTTCAGTTTAGTACAGGAATTTGCAACTGGAAGCAGCATCTGTCCGGCTGTTCACATTCTCTGCACTGttgattctgactcctgaaacacaGTACTGCCGGAGTCAGCTGATCAACAGGCACAACACAAGAGTCGGGACCTAATAATAAGATATAACCAAATAATGGTTTATACAGCAACTAAAGCATTGtatcaaaggggttgtttacctttagattaacttttagtaggatgcagagagtgatattctgagacaattttttattttatacagtttttgagttatttagccttttattttgcagctgtccggtttgcagtttcaacaatctagttgctagggtccagattcccctagcaaccatgcattgatttgaataagagactggaatatgaataggagaggcctgaatagaacgaggagtaataaaaagtagcaataacaatacatctgtagccttacagagcatttgttctttggatggggtcagtgaccctcatttgaaagatggCTAGTGTCAGAAGAAGGTGCTAAATGATTCAaaaccaataaatataaataatgaagaccaagtgaaaagttgctaagaattagccattttctaatatactaaaagttaacttaaaggtgaaccaccgctttaaagtATAATCTGTTAtgccaaaacagtttttttggtggaaaaataagACACAAATACACAGCAATGTCCCATTGAGAGAAGCTCAGCCCCGAGGCCTCCAGCCTTACCTGCTTATTAAGGAGAATGCCCGCGTCGGCGGCAGTAATAGTGAGAGAATGAGGCCGTTTGTACGGGACGAATAATCACAGCAGAGATTGAATCAGGACGTTACCGGATCAAAACATTTGCACATAACCTGCTTTCAGCTCGGTAGCGTTGCCTGCCCACCAATGAAAAGCGTGAACACTTCCTCCCTCACTTCCGGGTATTATCTATACCCCCAGCCTGCTCTCTATGATACGTTGTGGCTTCTCTATAGCACGTGGCGGATACATAGTGACATGACGCTACGTCACACGCTTGTCATCGTGAATTCCTAGCTCGGCGCTTTGCATGTCGCTGTTCTCTGTCGCTTAAACTCAAATAAACGTCCCTTGCTGCGTACAAAGATCCAGTGGCGCCCAGCGGTTTCTTTGTTCTGTTAGTGTTTCCCATAGAAACAGAAACTTCTGGAACTCGGTTTCAATATCGTCCGTGCAATTTAGCGCACATGTTTAGGGACAGAGAAGTGTGTGGTTTGCTCGTGGGGACAGTCTTACCTTTGTTCAATGTGTTTGAGGCGTGTGGGGACACAATCTAATAGTGGATAGTGTGGGCTTCTGGGGAATCACGTGTAATGCATTTTAGGGGCAAAAACATAGTCTAAAAGTTTGCTTttagactatgaagattttcagatacacagaggcccaaacagcccactaaatactgactttctatggcatcttatagcagcccctctggcatttgccagaacctacagattgccagtccgggcctgttgtaCTGTTACTGAGGGTTTAGGGCTTGGGCAGgaattagagttgccaccttttaataaaatttccaccggccggtggagggGGCAGGCCGTGAAGGCAAAGGGTGGGTTGTGATGACAAATGGGGCAGAGCCATGGCACACAATTTGATGGGGCGGATTGTGCCTTCAAAGGCGGCGGAGCCATGGCACGCAAAGCTGTCAAAAAGGCAAGTTTTGCCCAGACTggaggcaggccaggggcttttgtttggtgtattacaaatttaccagcagttacattgccgataaatttgtaataccggcctcaGTCTTGCCAGGTGTTTTACCGgttaggccggtaaaataacggccgggtggcaaccctagcaggaaTGCTTGTTGCCTTTTGCCTGGTCATTGAGTCAATCCAATATGGAGCTGCggaaaaatcagatggcacttaCGTGTAGCAGTTGCGCTTATATTTTCCGTGCTTTTATTGAGATCTCCCCTTTATTGAGATCTCCtccccccgaaacattgtgtggagatctcaataaagcaCTAAAAATGGCACAACTGCTACGTGAGTGCCATCTACCCGGCCagtggtattttaccggcctagccggcaATGTAGttgacagtaaatttgtaatatccctaactaAAGCCCTTCGCCCACCCCAACCTGCTCA
Coding sequences:
- the ubl5.S gene encoding ubiquitin-like protein 5, with translation MIEVVCNDRLGKKVRVKCNSDDTIKDLKKLIAAQTGTRWDKVVLKKWYTIFKDHVTLSDYEIHDGMNLELYYQ